Proteins from one Phocoena sinus isolate mPhoSin1 chromosome 8, mPhoSin1.pri, whole genome shotgun sequence genomic window:
- the LDHA gene encoding L-lactate dehydrogenase A chain isoform X2 produces MATLKDQLIQNLLKEEHAPQNKITVVGVGAVGMACAISILMKDLADELALVDVIEDKLKGEMMDLQHGSLFLRTPKIVSGKDYSVTANSRLVIITAGARQQEGESRLNLVQRNVNIFKFIVPNVVKYSPHCKLLVVSNPVDILTYVAWKISGFPKNRVIGSGCNLDSARFRYLMGERLGVHPLSCHGWILGEHGDSSVPVWSGVNVAGVSLKNLHPELGTDADKEHWKAIHKQATTGF; encoded by the exons ATGGCAACTCTCAAGGATCAGCTGATTCAGAATCTTCTTAAGGAAGAACATGCCCCCCAGAATAAGATTACAGTGGTTGGTGTTGGTGCTGTTGGCATGGCCTGTGCCATCAGTATCTTAATGAAG gaCTTGGCAGATGAACTTGCTCTTGTTGATGTCATAGAAGACAAACTGAAGGGAGAGATGATGGATCTCCAACATGGCAGCCTTTTCCTTAGAACACCAAAAATCGTCTCTGGCAAAG ACTATAGTGTGACAGCAAACTCCAGGCTGGTTATTATCACAGCTGGGGCACGTCAGCAAGAGGGAGAAAGCCGTCTTAATTTGGTCCAGCGTAATGTGAACATCTTTAAATTCATCGTTCCTAATGTTGTAAAATACAGCCCACACTGCAAGTTGCTTGTTGTTTCCAATCCAG tGGATATCTTGACCTATGTGGCTTGGAAGATAAGCGGCTTTCCCAAAAACCGTGTTATTGGAAGCGGTTGCAATTTGGATTCAGCCCGGTTCCGTTACCTCATGGGGGAAAGGCTGGGAGTTCACCCATTAAGCTGTCATGGATGGATCCTTGGGGAGCATGGAGACTCTAGTG TGCCTGTATGGAGTGGAGTGAATGTTGCTGGTGTCTCCCTGAAGAATTTGCACCCCGAATTAGGCACTGATGCAGATAAGGAACATTGGAAAGCAATTCACAAACAG